The Pleurodeles waltl isolate 20211129_DDA chromosome 7, aPleWal1.hap1.20221129, whole genome shotgun sequence genome includes a region encoding these proteins:
- the LOC138245870 gene encoding monocarboxylate transporter 7-like has product MTAMATARTCTNAKVYTKVPDGGWGWVVAVAFFFVEVFTYGVIKTFGVFFGELITYFEESNSRISWIISICVFVMTFTAPLSTVLSNRFGHRPVVMAGGFLVSIGMVTASFARSVDEMYLTIGLISGLGYSLSFIPTVTILSQYFDRKRSLVTAVASTGECFAVFAFAPVITALNDHLGWRHSLLLLGVLQLNIVVCGSLLRPMKIQKEVQVEETPKKESVGTEYILENEKTITSIDSIDSGVEVGTSPKKENEHLKPETEYVVPQENVQMLEEAHGPPVKTKVTLLDFSILKNSGFICYALYGLFATLAFFAPSLYIIPLGISLGIDKDHSAYMLSAMAIAEVFGRIGAGWILNKKPIRKIYIEIIFVILLCLALISFAFATEFWGLTVCSAFYGCMLGSVAGTHIPMLADDDVVGIEKMSSAVGVYVFIQSIAGLAGPPLGGVLVDQTQNYATAFYSCAIGMALAAMCLALVRPCKNGLCRRKPKKSIEEGDYNEKEVFKDVPDDFLEMDFGKPEGSIKSNENTC; this is encoded by the exons ATGACTGCCATGGCAACAGCGAGAACCTGCACCAATGCAAAAGTTTACACCAAAGTGCCTGATGGCggctggggctgggtggtggccgttGCCTTCTTCTTCGTAGAAGTATTCACCTATGGGGTCATCAAGACGTTTGGAGTCTTCTTCGGCGAACTCATCACTTACTTCGAGGAAAGCAACAGTCGTATATCCTGGATCATCTCAATATGTGTGTTTGTGATGACATTTACCG CTCCACTGTCAACAGTACTGAGTAACCGGTTTGGCCACCGACCAGTGGTTATGGCCGGAGGGTTCCTGGTCAGCATCGGAATGGTCACCGCATCTTTTGCACGCAGCGTCGACGAAATGTACTTAACAATTGGTCTAATATCTG GTTTGGGATACTCCTTAAGTTTCATACCAACGGTCACCATACTTTCACAGTACTTTGACAGAAAGCGTTCACTGGTTACTGCAGTTGCCTCTACTGGAGAATGTTTTGCAGTTTTCGCCTTTGCACCAG TTATTACTGCTCTAAACGATCACCTCGGCTGGAGACACAGCCTGCTGCTTCTTGGTGTTCTTCAGTTAAATATTGTTGTTTGTGGGTCACTGCTACGACCAATGAAAATCCAAAAAGAAGTACAAGTAGAAGAAACTCCAAAAAAAGAGAGCGTGGGAacagaatacatacttgaaaatgaGAAAACAATTACTTCAATTGATTCCATTGACTCTGGAGTCGAAGTAGGTACCTCACCCAAGAAAGAAAATGAACACTTGAAACCAGAGACAGAATATGTTGTCCCTCAGGAAAATGTCCAAATGCTGGAAGAAGCACATGGTCCTCCGGTGAAAACAAAAGTCACACTGTTGGACttttcaattttgaaaaatagtggttttatttGTTATGCACTGTATGGCCTTTTTGCTACACTTGCATTTTTTGCCCCTTCTCTGTACATCATTCCACTGGGTATCAGTCTTGGCATTGATAAAGATCATTCTGCCTACATGCTGTCTGCCATGGCCATCGCTGAAGTTTTCGGAAGAATTGGCGCTGGCTGGATTCTTAATAAGAAGCCCATTCGCAAGATTTATATTGAGATAATTTTCGTCATTTTGTTATGTTTGGCTCTCATTTCTTTTGCCTTTGCCACAGAGTTTTGGGGCCTGACTGTGTGTAGCGCATTTTATGGATGTATGTTAGGATCAGTGGCAGGTACCCACATTCCAATGCTAGCGGATGATGACGTAGTGGGCATCGAGAAGATGTCTTCAGCAGTTGGAGTCTATGTTTTCATTCAGAGCATAGCCGGGTTGGCTGGTCCACCACTTGGAG GTGTTCTTGTGGATCAAACACAGAATTACGCGACAGCATTCTACTCCTGTGCGATTGGCATGGCGCTGGCAGCCATGTGCCTGGCCTTAGTAAGGCCGTGCAAGAATGGCCTCTGCAGACGTAAACCGAAGAAATCTATAGAAGAAGGGGATTATAATGAGAAAGAAGTTTTCAAAGATGTGCCAGATGACTTTCTTGAAATGGATTTTGGAAAACCTGAAGGCTCAATAAAAAGTAATGAAAATACTTGTTAA